Proteins encoded by one window of Hyla sarda isolate aHylSar1 chromosome 13, aHylSar1.hap1, whole genome shotgun sequence:
- the LOC130297664 gene encoding uncharacterized protein LOC130297664 — translation MVWGQIIPLFLLIILHGRCGQFFKALCHVEICQCGENVTVTCDLTYPPEEISLEYDDKLITSINLTEKEGRADNGTIAIEWTEDKMKVNISKVMFSNAKKYALIPWEGSRGNPIQTIIINVSGICEPEISENSETGELECEAESEENALIVWNVTHLNPNTSVTQLDKGYKLRSSLKITEEIKNKIICCYVSTENESYNTKESGTSHGGRKKSSCWSWKELLETGTSKGNKQLSSKNSTIPAFLIPLAVALVAVAFWYLLKRRNTSIVEEAPEEQKTATITVARSCII, via the exons ATGGTTTGGGGACAAATAATTCCACTTTTTCTACTGATCATCCTTCATGGAAGATGTGGTCAAT TTTTTAAAGCCTTGTGCCATGTTGAGATTTGTCAATGTGGGGAGAACGTGACCGTCACGTGTGACCTGACCTACCCACCTGAGGAAATCAGTCTGGAATATGATGATAAACTAATCACCTCTATTAATTTGACTGAGAAGGAGGGAAGGGCAGACAATGGAACAATTGCCATTGAATGGACAGAAGACAAGATGAAGGTGAACATCTCCAAAGTCATGTTTTCTAATGCAAAGAAATATGCTCTAATACCGTGGGAAGGATCAAGAGGAAATCCGATACAGACCATCATAATCAATGTTTCTG GTATATGTGAACCAGAAATATCTGAAAACAGTGAAACAGGAGAACTTGAATGTGAAGCAGAAAGTGAAGAAAATGCTTTAATAGTCTGGAATGTCACTCATCTCAACCCAAACACCAGCGTTACACAACTAGACAAAGGCTATAAATTAAGGTCTTCTCTGAAGATCACAGAAGAGATTAAGAATAAAATTATATGCTGTTATGTCTCTACAGAGAATGAGTCCTACAACACAAAGGAGTCAG GGACAAGTCATGGCGGCAGAAAGAAGTCATCATGTTGGTCTTGGAAGGAACTCCTCGAAACAGGAACCT CAAAAGGTAACAAACAACTAAGCAGCAAGAACTCTACTATCCCCGCATTTCTTATTCCTCTGGCTGTTGCTTTAGTCGCTGTTGCTTTCTGGTATCTACTGAAAAGAAGGAACACGAGCATTGtcgaag AAGCACCTGAAGAACAGAAAACAGCCACCATCACTGTTGCCAGAAGTTGTATAATATAG